In the genome of Methanobrevibacter sp. TMH8, one region contains:
- the ribH gene encoding 6,7-dimethyl-8-ribityllumazine synthase, protein MVKYRIGAVVAEFNYDLTHMMLELAKEEAKIRDCEIVQVVPVPGVFDMPLAIKKLLEKDEIDTVITLGAVIEGSTDHDQIVAQHASRKIADLSLEFEKPVSLGISGPGMTRLDAHKRVEYGKRAVEAAVKMCDRLKEI, encoded by the coding sequence ATGGTAAAATATAGAATAGGGGCTGTTGTAGCTGAATTTAATTATGATTTAACTCATATGATGTTAGAATTAGCTAAAGAAGAAGCTAAAATTAGAGATTGTGAAATTGTTCAGGTAGTTCCAGTGCCAGGTGTCTTTGATATGCCTTTAGCTATTAAAAAGCTATTAGAAAAAGACGAAATTGATACAGTAATTACTCTTGGTGCTGTAATAGAAGGATCAACTGATCACGACCAAATTGTAGCTCAACATGCTTCAAGAAAAATAGCTGACCTTTCACTTGAATTTGAAAAACCAGTATCACTTGGTATAAGTGGGCCAGGCATGACAAGATTAGATGCTCATAAACGTGTCGAATATGGTAAAAGAGCTGTTGAAGCAGCTGTTAAAATGTGCGACCGATTAAAAGAAATTTAA